One region of Erythrolamprus reginae isolate rEryReg1 chromosome 8, rEryReg1.hap1, whole genome shotgun sequence genomic DNA includes:
- the FUNDC2 gene encoding FUN14 domain-containing protein 2, translated as MEGCAYPGGEEEEEEEEQQREGPPYGRGAHSCSSLIRLEQEAKRRKRAQLQQRRLYTVMPGRLSSEDDVLDLSEYTKNQPWWRKLFGQSSSSNEEKYNVATQLAIGGVTGWCTGFIFQKVGKLAATAVGGGFFLLQLANHTGYIKIDWKMVERDVSKAKKHLKFSNSTSNKLTPEIKSQFDEAVSFLKRNVLLSGGFVGGFLLGMAS; from the exons ATGGAGGGGTGCGCGTAcccggggggggaggaggaggaagaggaggaggagcaacaGCGGGAAGGGCCGCCTTACGGCCGCGGCGCCCACTCGTGCTCCTCCCTCATCCGACTCGAGCAGGAGGCCAAGCGCAGGAAGCGGGCGCAGCTGCAGCAGCGCCGGCTCTACACCGTCATGCCAG ggAGGCTAAGCAGTGAGGACGATGTGCTGGACCTGTCTGAATACACCAAGAATCAACCGTGGTGGCGCAAACTCTTTGGGCAGAGTTCATCTTCCAACGAGGAAAAATACAACGTGGCCACCCAGCTGGCGATTGGGGGCGTCACAGGATG GTGCACTGGATTCATCTTCCAGAAGGTTGGCAAATTAGCAGCGACTGCAGTGGGAGGTGGCTTCTTCCTGCTCCAG ctTGCAAACCACACGGGGTACATCAAGATTGACTGGAAGATGGTTGAACGAGACGTGAGCAAAGCTAAGAAGCACCTGAAGTTTTCTAATAGCACCTCCAACAAGCTGACACCAGAGATAAAGAGCCAATTTGATGAG GCCGTCAGTTTTCTGAAGAGGAACGTTCTGCTATCCGGAGGCTTCGTCGGTGGCTTCTTGCTGGGCATGGCTTCTTAG